AGATTAGCCCTTCTTACAGCCCTTCTTATTGTATCCATTAGTTCTAGATGGGAAATATACCTAACACCTTTCAATTTAGAAAATTCTATTCTTATTTTCATATTAAAAATCATCCCCTATTATATCCAGTTCTACTCCCAGATCATGACAAACATCACATCTAGTACATTTATTTTCCCTACAATCATCGGTTATTTCTTCGGAAAATGATTTATTATATTCTTTTTTTAGAAATTTTTGTTTAATACCAGTATTTATATGTGACCAGGGTAAGATTTTATTTAAATCTATATCTCCTATTAAATCTTCTAATTGATGATTATTATCTTTAATAGCCTGATACCATATATTAGGCTCGAAATGATCATTCCAGCTGTCAAATTTTGCTCCGTTTTTCCAGGCAGTTTCTATTATTTCAGCGGTATTTCGATCACCTCTAGCAATCACACCTTCAAGCAAACTTAAGTCAGGGTCATTCCAGCTAAATTTGAGACCTCTCCCCCTTAAATTATCTCTAAGATAATCCTGTTTTTCAATTATTTTTTCTTTTGAAGGCATGGAAACCCATTGAAAAGGTGTAAATGGTTTGGGGATAAAAGTAGATACACTAACCTGCACTTCTATTTTTTTCATCCGCTTATCTGTATTTTGACGAATATCTTTACCAATTTCCAGAACCCTTTTTGCTAATCTTACTATACCTTCTAAATCTTTTTCTGTTTCTGTAGGTAAACCGATCATGAAATATAATTTAATTCTATGCCAGCCTGAATTGAAAGCAGATTTTACGGCATCATATAAATTTTCTTCACTAACTCCTTTATTAATTACATTTCTTAATCTCTGAGTTCCAGCTTCAGGTGCAAAAGTCAAACCAGTTTTCTTTACTTTTTGAACTTTTTTAGCTAATTCTACGGAAAAATCATCAACTCTTAAAGAAGAAAGAGATAAACTAATATTGTCTTTTTGATATTTATCCATAAAAGATTCAGTAATTTCTTCAACCTGTGAATGGTCAACAGTACTCAAGGATGTAAGGGAGATTTCTCCATAACCAGTAGATTTAAGAATTTCATCTGCAAGAGAAAGTAATTTTTCTTTACTTCTTTCTCTAGTTGGTCTATAAGTCATTCCAGCTGCACAAAATCTACAACCTCTAGTACATCCTCTAGAAATTTCTAATACAGCTCTATTATGTACTATGTCCATATAAGGTACTATAAATTCAGTAGGGTAATATGCTTTATCTAAATTTTCTACAACCTGTTTATTGATAACATCTTTTATTCCTTTATTAATTGGAGCTAATCTATCTTTAGAATCTTTAATTTCGTATAATGAAGGAACATATACTCCAGAAATTTTATTTAATTCAAATAACATTTCTTCTTTAGAATAATTTTTTTTCTTAAGATTTTTATATTCTCTAATTAATTCAACAATTACCTCTTCTGCTTCACCAATGAAAAATAAATCAATAAAAGGAGCCAGAGGTTCTGGATTAAATACTGTAGCTCCCCCAGCTATAACTAAAGGATCTTTTTCATTCCTGTCTTTACTTCTTATAGCCATATCAGCTAAATCTAAAATATTTAAAATATTTGTATAACTCATCTCATATTGCAGGGTAAAACCTAAAATATCAAAATCTCTAATTTCCCTACCACTTTCAAGTGAATATAAAGGTAAATTATTTTCTTTTAATAATTCTTCCATATCTGTCCAGGGAGAAAAAGTTCTCTCACATAAAATATCTTCATTACTATTTAATAAGTGATAAATAATTTTCATCCCAAGATGAGACATTCCAATTTCATAAACATCAGGAAAAGCAAGTACTGTTTTTATTTTATCATTAGTCCATTTTTTATTTATTGCGTTCCATTCATTACCTATATATCTTTCTGGATTTTTTATTTTATAGAGTAAATCATTTATTTTCTCTTTAACATTCATCATAACACCTCAATTATTAATTCAAAAAACTTAAAAATCTTAAACTAAAACATTATTTTCTTTTTGCGAACATTAATATTAATAATTATTCCAATTGCTATCATATTAGAAAGCATAGCACTACCACCATAACTAATAAAAGGTAGTGGTATTCCAGTTATAGGCATTACTCCCATAGTCATTCCAGAATTTTGTAAAACATGAAAAAAAATCAAAGCTAAAATTCCTGTAACAACAAGTTTACCAAAATCATCTCGAGCATTAATTGCAACTTTAATCATATTCCAAAATAATAATAAATATAAACTAAGTACCAGTGTGATTCCCAAAAATCCAAATTCTTCTCCTACAACTGAAAAAATAAAGTCGGTATGTTTTTCCGGTAAAAAATTCAATTGATTTTGAGTACCAGAAAATAAACCTTTACCAAATAATTTTCCTGAGCCTAAAGCAATCTTTGACTGTAAAATATTATATCCAGCACCCTGAGGATCTATGTCAGGATTTACAAACACAATTAGTCTATTTAACTGATAATCTTTTATAAGAGGAAGAGGAGTTTCAAAGATAAAATGCGAGGCAAGTAATAATAAAATAATTAAAAAACTACCTCCAAAAATTAATAACATTATTTTTCGGTCTCCTCCTGCAACATATAACATAACTAGATAAATGAATAATATAACAAGAGCCGTTCCTAAATCATTTTGTAATATAATTAAAACAAAAGGTATGAATGCATAAAAACCTGACTTTAAAATTCCAGTTAGGTTTTTTAATTCATCTTTCATTTCTGACATAACATTAGCCAGCATAATTATTACTATTATTTTTGCTATTTCAGAGGGTTGAAAGTTAATACTGCCTATACTGATCCAACTTCTCCCCCCACCTCTTTCAGAACCAATAATTAGAAGTAATACTAAAACTCCAACAGTAAAAATATATATTAAATCAGAATATTCTTTAAGAAGTGAATAGTCATAAAATTGGATTATAGTTATAGCAACTACACCTACAATTATAGCTATAATTTGTTTTTGAATGAAATTCCAGTTTTCAGGATTTTTATTTATTTCTACAGCACTACTTATCATAATCAAACCAATAATGGATAATAGTAAAACCAAAATAGGTATATAGATATTCAAGTTTTTCCAAAACCTTTTTTGCCATTTCATTTAATTTTTCCCTCTTATGATGAATTATTTATTGGAAAATTAGCTACTAAAGCCATGATATCTTCTTTTTTATCTAATTCCATTTTTACATTCTGGTCATCTACATCAACATATTTTTTTAGAACTTCTAACATTTCTTCTCTTAAATTTTTCATTTCTTCAGGTGATAAGTTAATCCTATCATGTACAAGTACAAATTGCAGTCTTTCCTTAGCTATATCTTTACTTTTATTTTCTTCACTTTTAAGACCTAATTTTTTTAATATATCATTTAATATATCGATTAGAATCCCCTCCTTTTACCCTAGACCAAATATTTTCTTTAACTTAGTCATCATAGAATCTTTTTTTAAATCCATCATAGGAATATCTTTACCAGTTATTCTATGAGCTATATTATTAAAAGCTTCACTGGCTTTAACCCCATCTGATAAAACAATTGGTTCACCTCTATTAGTAGAAACAACTATCGATTCATCATCTGGAACAACACCTAAAAGATTAATAGCAAGTATTTCTATCATGTCATCGATATTCATCATATCGCCTCTTTCAACCATATCCATTCTGATCCTATTAATTATTACTTCAGGATCATTAACACCCTCAGCTTCTAAAAGACCTATAATTCTATCAGCATCTCTAACAGCAGAAACTTCTGGTGTTGTTAAAATAATGGCATCATCTGCTCCAGCTATAGAATTTTTGAAACCCTGTTCAATACCTGCTGGTGAATCTACTAATACATAATCCATATCCTCTTTTAAGGTATTAGTTAATTCTTTCATTTGAGAAGGTGAAACTGCCGTTTTGTCTCTTGTTTGAGCTGCCGGAAGTAAAACTAAATTATTATTTCTTTTATCTTTAATTAAAGCCTGTTCAAGGCGACAATTTCCTTCAACAACATCAACAATATCATATACAATTCTATTTTCTAAACCTAAAACTACATCAAGATTTCTTAAACCAATATCTGCATCAATTAAACACACTTTTTTCCCTATTTCAGCAAGTGCTGTCCCAATATTTGCAGTAGCTGTTGTTTTACCGACTCCACCTTTACCTGATGTAATAACAATAACCTTTCCAGCCAAAATAATCCCTCCTGTTTTCTACTTATTATAGTTTTCGACTATGATTTTACCATTTTTTAAATATGCAATTTCTGATTCACAATGATTATTTTTATTTTCATCTGGTGATCTCGAAATTACATTTGCAATTCTTAATTGAGTTGCCTCAAGACACATAGCAAATATTTTGGCATCATAGCTACCATCTGCCCCAGCGTGTACTACACCTTTTAATTTACCTAAAACTATTATATCCCCTCCAGCTATTACAACTGCTCCTGGATTTATATCCCCCATAATCACAACATTAGTCGGATATTTTACTCTTTGACCGGATCGAATAGTTCTTTCAATTAATAGGGTATCTTTTTTATTTTTAATTTCTGTTTTTTTCTTGCTAATTTCTGTTTTTTGGGTACTTTTAGTATTATCAATATATACATCATTAATCTCATTATAATTTTTTATTATTTCAATTAATTCAGTAACCTCTTCTAATTTAAAACGATGTCCTGTAATATTTAAGTATATATCAGTGCCAGCAAAAAAATCATTAGCTTGATTTACATGTTTTATTAATTCATTTTTTATATCAGTAAATTTCTTTTTCGAATCTAAATTTATTATTACTCCTTTAGTTCTAACTTGAAAAGATATAGCAGGACTCATAGCTTATACTCCTTATAATAATTAATATATTTAAATAAAATTTCCCTATTATATAACATTCTAGAATAATAGAAAAAATCCTTCTAATTCTCCAAAAATACCGATTTGAAAAAATCCACTAAGTTATTTGATTGTATAATTTCCTCTTCTTGTTTATTTGAGTTATTTTCAATTAAATCTGAACTTTTATTTAATCCAAAATACTCCCTAAATATCTCTTTAGCAACCGGTAAAGTATTAGAACTTGAATTACCATTCTCTAAAAAAACAACAACTACTATTTCAGGATCATCAGCAGGTGCAAAACCTGCAAACCAACCATGATTAGATATACCTGTTTCTGCTGTACCAGTTTTGCCAGCAATTTTTATAGGAAAATCTCTAAAAACTGAAGATGCTGTACCATACTCTGCATTGGTGACTTCTTTCATACCTTCTTTTAAAATTTTATATGTTTCATTAGAAAAAGGTAATTCTTTTTTTAATACTTTATCAAAATCTTTAGTTACGTTTCCCTTATCATCAATTATTTTATCAACAATCTGAGGCTCATATAATTTACCTTCATTAGCAATAGAACTAACTAAAAGGCTTAATTGTAAAGGAGTAGTCAAAAGTCCACCCTGGCCAATTGATAAATTAACTGAATCTCCAGGATACCAATTTTCCCCAAATTCACTTTGTTTCCAACTTTCATCTGGAACCAAACCGCTTTTTTCCTCGGGTAAATCTATTCCTGTTTTTTCTCCCAAGCCGTATTCACGTGCTGTTTCTATTAACTTTTCTCCTTTATATTTTTCATATAATCTATAACCAATTTTATAAAAAACGATATTATTAGATCTTGCTATTGCCTTTGTGAAATCTAATTTACCTTCACCAACCGGGTACCAATTATTAAAAGGTTGAGACCAATCTGGAATATAAAATTTAGCATTTTCATCTACAAATTCTGTCTCACCATCAATACCAAGGTATTTAATTCCGGCTGTACCAGTTACTAATTTGAAAATAGAGCCTGGAGGAATGGCTGACATAGTATTGCGATTCAATAATGGGAAATTAGGATCATTTTGAAGTTCATCATATTTACCCTCACTTATTCCATTAGAAAAATCATTAGGATCATAATTAGGTATACTTGTAATTGCTCTTATAGCCCCACTATTTACTTCCATTACAATTGCACTGGCTCCTGTAGGTATTGTAAGTTCCTGATCATTTTTAGCTTCTTCTTTAAGGGCTTCAAATGCATTTGTAAGTTTTTTTTCAATTCTTGCTTCTAAATCCATATTTATATTTAATATTAGATCATTACCAGGCTCAGGAGATTTCATACCAATAGTTTTTATCTTATAACCCATATTATTAACTTCAATCTGTTCTACTCCATTTTTACCATTTAGATAATTTTCATATTCTTTTTCCAACCCTGCAATACCTATAATATCTCCACCTCTATAATTTTTACCCTCATTATTAAACTGCTTTAATTGTTCTTCACTTATTTGTCCTACATATCCTAAAACATGAGAAGCAGTTTTAGCAAAAGGATACTGTCTTAAAAAAGAGTCTTCTATAACAAGGCCTGGTAACTCTTTAGAATTTTCCTCTATACTTATCATATTTTTGGAAGATAGATTTCTTTTCAGAAGTAAAGAAGAATTATAAATATCTTTATTTTCTATATATTTTTTCTTTAAAGAACTAGTATCCAAATTTGTAAATTCACTTAAGCGATCTATAACATCTTCAACCTTTAGCTCTGGAGAAACCTCATTAGGAAGAAGATACAAATTATATGATAACTTATTTGAAGCTATTATTTCACCATTTTTATCAATGATTTTTCCTCTGGGTGCATTTACCGGTCTTAAAGATATTCTATTACCTTCAGACAAATCAAAATAATAATCTCCTGATATTAATTGTAAATACCCCCCTCTTAAAACAAGAAAAATCATAACTGAAATTATAATTAATCTCAGAATTTTTAATCTCTTATTCATAATAACTTCTCCTATTTTTTTCATTAAGATTAAAATAATAAATTATACTATATACTATAAAAGTCAAAATTGTATTATAGAAAGCAAATTTAATAACATAACTTTTAAAAAGGGTCCACAGATTAATTGTAAATATTAAATTTTCTATAAGGGGAATAATTAATATTTCCTGTAAAATTGAAATAAAAAATACTACTAGTGGTGGAATCAAAATATTTTGTTTATATACTTTTCCTTCCACCAAACCTGCTATTAAACCAAGAATAGCTTTACTTACTGTATATACTCCAAAAAAACCTCCTAAAAAAACATCCTGAATTAATCCTAAAATTAGTCCAGAAAAAAAACCAGCTTTAGTTCCTGAGGAGAAGGCTATTAAAACTACTAATATTAACAAAAAATCTGGAGTATAATCCATAAAAGGTAGATATACTTTAAATTGCAACTGTAAAATCAATGCTATTAAAGAAAACAATGCATAATATAGCCCTTTTTTCATAACTTTCCTCCTCTCATTATCTTACAAACTAAAAATCTGTTATGACTAATACTTCTTCAATAGTATTTAAATCAATAAATAAATCTATTTTAGCTTTTTGAGAAACTCCATAATTATCAGGATTGACTTCTGTTACTTTACCTATTGGAAGACCTTTTGGATATGTATTAGATAGTCCTGAAGTTAAAATCAAATCATTTTCACGAATATCAGAATCCCAGGAAAGATTATCCATAATATTATATTTACTATTTTCCTGATTTCCTTTTACTAATCCTACAGCTCTTGAATCCTCTCTTTGAACAATCCCAGCAACTACAAAGCCAGAGTTATTAACCATTTCTACCTGCGCAGAATCGCTGGTAATATAATTAATTTGTCCCACAAAGCTTCCATTATAAGTAACTACTGTCATCCCATCTTTTAGTCCATCTTTACTACCTTTATTTATAAGAATTTTTTCTTTCCATTTAGAAGGGCCATATCCAATTACTTTTGCCCCCTGAGTTTCATAAGAAGTTAATTCTTTGAAATCTAATAATTTACGTAATCTTTCATTTTGAATTTCATATTTTTTCATAAGTATATTATTTAATCTTTCTTCAGCTAATTGTTTTTTCAATTTTTCATTTTCTGAAAGTATTTCACCTGCATTTTTGAATCTTTTAATATAATTATCAATACTGGTTATAACCCTATTAACTCCTGATACTGCTGGAGATATCAAATTATATATACCACTCTGAACAAAAGAAAGATATGGTATGTTTATAGAAAAATAATTACTAATCCCCAAACTTATTATTAATAATAAAAAGATAGCTATTAAAATCAAAGGTGTATTATTAAATCTATTCATATAATCACTTCCTCTTTAAGATAGCTTTTTTGGAGAAATCAATACTTTTTTTAGTGAATCTATTTCTTCAAGAGCAATTCCAGTACCCTGTACTACACTATCTAAAGGATCTTCAGCAAGATGAACAGGAATTTCAGTTTCTTTTTTAATAAGTTCAGCTAAACTTTGCAATAGAACTCCTCCACCAGTTAAAATTATTCCTCTATCCATTACATCTGAAGATAATTCAGGAGGTGTTTTTTCCAAAGTCATTTTTACTGCTTCAATAATATTTTCAATTGGTTCTCTAAGAGCCTTCTGCACCTCAGAACTTTTTACTGAAATAGTTTTTGGCAAACCACTAACCTGGTCTCTACCTCTTATTTCTTTTTGACCTTCATTTTCACCAATTAATGCTGAACCTATATCAATTTTTAATTCTTCAGCTGTTCTATCACCTATTAATAAATTATATTCATTTTTGATATAACTAACTATAGCTTCATCCATTTCATCCCCACCAACTCTTATAGAACGGCTGGTTACTATTCCTCCTAATGAAATAACTGCAACTTCGGTAGTTCCCCCACCAATATCAACCACCATATTACCTGTTGGTTCTTCAACTGGTAATCCAGCACCAATAGCAGCTGCCATAGGTTCTTCTATTAGATAAGCTTTTCTGGCACCTGCATGTTCTGCTGCATCTAAAACTGCTCTTTTTTCTACTTCAGTTACCCCTGAAGGAACACAAATAATTATTCTAGGTCTTACAAGTTTACTTCTTTTATGAGCTTTAGTTATAAAATAACGAAGCATTGCTTCAGTAATATCAAAATCAGCAATAACACCATCTTTCATAGGTCGAACAGCCCTAATATTACCAGGTGTACGTCCAATCATTTTTTTTGCTTCATTACCAACTGCTAATACCTCATTATCTCTTAAAGCAACTACTGATGGCTCTCTGATCAAAATTCCTTTTCCTTTTATATAAACTAATGTATTGGCTGTACCTAAATCAATTCCCATATCTCTCGAAAATGGTGCACCTAAAAATTTGAAAACCATATGTTTTTCCCCTCTCTATATATCTTATTTAAATAATTTCTTCTTCCTTCATACTAATAAATTTATTATCTCCAATAACAATATGATCTAAAACATTAATTCCTATTATTTCCCCAACTTTAATTAACCTTTTTGTGATTTTTATGTCATCCTGACTGGGAGTAGGTTCTCCACTTGGATGATTATGAAAAAGTATAATAGCAGCACTACTTCTTTTAATTGCAACTTTATATACTTCTCTGGGATGAACTATTGAACTACTGAGCCCTCCTTTGCTTATTAAGGGAGTAGCAATAACTTTATTTTTTATATCAAGTAATACTAGTCCAAATACCTCCTGTTTCAAAAAGCGAAGTTTGGGCATAATTAGAGAAACAATATCTTTTGGGGTTTGAATGACAGGTTGTTCTAAAAATGAGCTGGAATGAATTCTTTTACTCAACTCTATTAAAGCTAAAATCTGGGAAGCCTTAACAGTTCCAATTCCCTTTAGTTTAACTAATTCTTCAGCCTTTAATTCTACTATCCCTTTCAAACCATTAAAATAATTTAAAATATCCTGTGATAATTCAACAGCTGTTCTTTTTGCTATACCTAATCTTATTATAACAGCTAACAACTCTGCATTAGATAATTGTTCAGCCCCATATTTTAGCAATTTTTCGCGAGGCCTTTCTTCTTTAGGAAGTTCTTTTATTGTACATCTATATTCTACATTCTCCATTATCATCTTCCTTTATAATTTTTATATAATATCAATTGAAAATTTATTAAGAATTCGAGCTAGTTTATGGACAGGTAAACCCATAACTGTAAAATATGAACCCTCTATTTTCTCTACAAAAACACTTCCTAAACCTTGAATTGCATAAGAACCAGCTTTACCCATAGGTTCTCCAGTAGAAACATATTTTTCAACTTCATTATCAGTCATATCAGCTAAATATACTTCTGTTCTGTCTATATCAGTAATTTCTTTTCTATTCAATGTTGAGAAAACTGCCAATCCAGTGATTACTGTATGATTATCACCTCGTAATTCTTTTAACATTTTAATAGCATCTTCTTCAGATTGAGGTTTACCCAAAATCTTTTCATCATTAACAATAATTGTATCAGCTGCTATTATTAAAGTATCTTCTACTAATTTACTGACTTCTTTTGCTTTTAAAGATGATAATTCCTGTACCATTTTTTCTGGACTTAAATGTTCATAAACACTCTCATCAATTTTACTTGGCACAACTGTAAACTGCATGTTTAATCTTTTTAATATTTTTTCTCTTCTTGGAGATTCTGAAGCTAAAATCAAGTTCTTCATATTAAAAATCCTCCTTTAATGGCAAGTGATTTAGGGTAAAATAAGTAACTAATCCTACTCCTATTCCAGTGGGTACAGCCATTAATAATAAATAGGGTAAATAGTAAAATATACCCTGATTTGCAATTATAAAAAACGCTATTACAATCTGACCAATATTATGAAAAACAGCACCTAAAACACTCACTCCAATAATACTTAATTTATCTTTTAAGTAAAAATAAGCAAATGCCATTGCTAAAAATCCTAAAATCCCGCCTATTAAACTAAAATAGAAATTTATAGTCATAAAAGTTCCTATTAATAAAGAACCTAGAAAAACTCTTAAAAATAATACTTGAAAACCAGCTTGAAAACCAAAAATGATTAGAGCAAGCAAATTCGGAATATTTGCAAGTCCTAATTTTGCACCAGGTACTACTCCATTAATAGGGATTAAACCTTCTATAACATGTAATATTAATCCAAGACTAACAAGCAGGGAAATAATAACCATTTTTTTTATTTTTGATTTTCTCATATTTACCTCTTTTCTTTCTTAGATTAATTTTTGGTAAAAATATCCTCAAAATCTTCACTATACCATATTTCTCCATCTTTTATAAGAAATCCTGCAATATTATCAGATTTTTTTATTTCTTTTTTAGCATTTTCCCAGCCCATAATAAATAGTGCTGTAGATAAAATATCAGCACTCATAGCATTAGAACTATAAATAGTAACTGACTGTAATTCACGAGCTGGATAACCGGTATTGGGATCGAGTAAATGTGAATACCTTTTATTATTTTTAATAAAATAGCGCTCATAATCTCCTGAAGTGGCAATAGCTCCTTTAGAAATCTCAAGAATATAATCATTATAAATTTGATTATTAAATCTCGGTTTTCTAATTCCAATAGTCCATTTTCGATTCTTTAAGGTATTCAATCCAGATACTCGAATATTTCCTCCAGCATTTATAAAAAAATTATCTATATTATTTTCTTTTAGATATTCATAAACTTTATCTATGATAAAACCCTTAGCTGCCGCTCCTAAATCTATTTTACTTTCTTTAGGTAAATAGATTTTATTATTACCTTTATCAATCTTTATATCATTATAGTTAATCAATTGCAATGCACTTTTTATATCATTTTTATCAGGAATTTTATTTTCTCCTTCTCCAAACCCCCAGATATCAATTAAAGGGGCAATAGTTGGATCGAAATTACCTTCAGTCAATTTTGCATATTCTTTTAGCCGAAAAAATAATTCTCTCATTTCAGAAGATACTTCAACACCAGATTCCCCATAATTATTTATTTTAGAAATCATACTATTATTATTATAACGATCCAATCTTTTATTCCAGTCTTTAATAATTTTTATTGATTCAGAAATAATATCATTACCATCATTTTCACTGATAATTTTAATTTCAACTACAGTATCCATTATAAATACTTTTTCAGTATATAATTTTTCTTTGTTTTCAGTTTGTTGTACTATTAAAAACAAACTAATAGTTATAATTAATAAAATAATTATTATTGCAATTTTATTTTTCATTTTACCAGGTCACTCCATCTAAATCACTTTTTTCACTTTCAATCCAAATAGATATTTTATTGGGAACACAAATAATTGAAGGCCCAGCTCTATTAATCCATCCAGTTTTTACACAAATTTTTTCCGGATCTTTTTCAGGTGCTTCTTTCATTCGAACTTTTCCATTATAAGCTTCAATAATACTTGTACCTATAGGACCTTCTACTTCAACTATAATTCGATTGTTAATAGTTTCTTTAACAGGAATTTTTTGGACTATTTCACCTTCCTGGCTGATATAAATAACCTGATCTCCACTATCCGCATTTTCACTATTCCAGAAAGGAAGAAATAAAA
This genomic interval from Halanaerobiales bacterium contains the following:
- the radC gene encoding DNA repair protein RadC; the protein is MENVEYRCTIKELPKEERPREKLLKYGAEQLSNAELLAVIIRLGIAKRTAVELSQDILNYFNGLKGIVELKAEELVKLKGIGTVKASQILALIELSKRIHSSSFLEQPVIQTPKDIVSLIMPKLRFLKQEVFGLVLLDIKNKVIATPLISKGGLSSSIVHPREVYKVAIKRSSAAIILFHNHPSGEPTPSQDDIKITKRLIKVGEIIGINVLDHIVIGDNKFISMKEEEII
- a CDS encoding Gx transporter family protein, which encodes MRKSKIKKMVIISLLVSLGLILHVIEGLIPINGVVPGAKLGLANIPNLLALIIFGFQAGFQVLFLRVFLGSLLIGTFMTINFYFSLIGGILGFLAMAFAYFYLKDKLSIIGVSVLGAVFHNIGQIVIAFFIIANQGIFYYLPYLLLMAVPTGIGVGLVTYFTLNHLPLKEDF
- a CDS encoding NusG domain II-containing protein, with the translated sequence MYKLLKIMTAYDIMIIIGVILLSIAILFLPFWNSENADSGDQVIYISQEGEIVQKIPVKETINNRIIVEVEGPIGTSIIEAYNGKVRMKEAPEKDPEKICVKTGWINRAGPSIICVPNKISIWIESEKSDLDGVTW
- a CDS encoding Maf family protein, which translates into the protein MKNLILASESPRREKILKRLNMQFTVVPSKIDESVYEHLSPEKMVQELSSLKAKEVSKLVEDTLIIAADTIIVNDEKILGKPQSEEDAIKMLKELRGDNHTVITGLAVFSTLNRKEITDIDRTEVYLADMTDNEVEKYVSTGEPMGKAGSYAIQGLGSVFVEKIEGSYFTVMGLPVHKLARILNKFSIDII
- a CDS encoding FAD:protein FMN transferase — protein: MKNKIAIIIILLIITISLFLIVQQTENKEKLYTEKVFIMDTVVEIKIISENDGNDIISESIKIIKDWNKRLDRYNNNSMISKINNYGESGVEVSSEMRELFFRLKEYAKLTEGNFDPTIAPLIDIWGFGEGENKIPDKNDIKSALQLINYNDIKIDKGNNKIYLPKESKIDLGAAAKGFIIDKVYEYLKENNIDNFFINAGGNIRVSGLNTLKNRKWTIGIRKPRFNNQIYNDYILEISKGAIATSGDYERYFIKNNKRYSHLLDPNTGYPARELQSVTIYSSNAMSADILSTALFIMGWENAKKEIKKSDNIAGFLIKDGEIWYSEDFEDIFTKN